The genomic region TAGTGAAGTAAAAAGTAATAAAACAAAGAAGAAGGTAATTTTATGGAAAACTATCGTATTGAATCAGATACCATTGGGGAAGTTAAAATTCCAGCGAATGCATTATGGGGTCCACAAACAGAAAGAAGTCGTCAAAATTTCCCAACAGGACCATTGATGCCATTAGCTATTATTAAAGCAATGCTTAATATAAAAAAAGCTGCTGCATTAGCAAACTCTGAACAAGATAATTTAGAAAAAGAGAAAGCAAATCTAATTGTAGAAGCTGTTGATTTACTTTTAGCATTACCTGATTCAAAATTACAACAACATTTTCCATTACACATATATCAAACAGGATCAGGAACGCAAACAAATATGAATGTTAATGAAGTAGTTGCTCATCAAACAGCAAAATTGAATTCCAATATTACTATTTTGCCAAATGATGATGTCAATCGATCACAAAGTTCAAATGATACTTTTCCTACCGCAATGAATGTTGTTGCTAGTGTTGAACTAAAAGAATTATTTGAGTCAGTACAACATTTAATTGATTTATTAACTGAAAAACAAGATAAGTATTGGAAAATAGTTAAAATTGGCCGAACTCATTTACAAGATGCAACTCCACTTACATTTGGTCAAGAAATAAGCGGGTGGATCAGTATGCTTGAACATGATTTACAATATTTAGAAGAACTTTCTGGTACACTTAATGAATTAGCAATTGGAGGCACAGCAGTTGGAACTGGATTAAATGCTCCCACTGGATTTGCTGAAAAGTTCACTAATCATTTAAATCAAATTTATAATGGACACTTTACCTCGCATGTCAATAAATTCTACAGTCTTGCTGCTCACTCTGGGTTAGATGTTGTTCATGGTGCAATCAAAACTTTAGCAAGTGATCTGTTAAAAATTGCTAATGATGTTAGATTTTTAGCGAGCGGGCCACGGGCAGGATATAATGAGTTGAATATTCCAGCAAATGAACCAGGATCATCTATTATGCCTGGAAAAGTTAATCCTACACAAGCAGAAGCTTTAACAATGGCTGCTGTAAAAGTAATGGGGAATGACACAACAATTACAATTGCTAGTTCACAAGGAAACTTTGAAATGAATGTCTATAAACCAGTTATAATTGCCACATTTTTGGAATCTATTGAATTACTATCTGGAACAATTCGTGGATTTTCAGATAAAATGATTAAAGGATTAACAATTAATCAAAAAAGAATGAAAGAATTAGTAGATCATTCATTAATGACAGTTACTGCATTAACGCCTCATATTGGATATCATGCAAGTGCAGAAATTGCACAACTTGCTGAAAAAGAAAATCTAACGTTAAAAGAGGCTGCATTAAAATCTGGAAAAGTTTCAGAAGAACAATTCGATAAATGGATTGATCCATTAAAAATGACAAATTATATGAAGTAGTAAAAAAGAGATACTAATTAGTATCTCTTTTTTTATTAATTCATATATTCTCGAGTCATCGGAAGATTAATTCCACTTGGTCCTTTAGTTAATTGAAATTGCATTACATCGATATTACCTGCTTCAAATGAAGCTGCACATGCTTGTAAATATAAATCCCACATTCGAGTAAAACGTTCACCCATCAATTTAATGATTTCCGTACGATGTTCATTAAAATTCTTATCCCAAATTTCTAATGTATGTTGATAATGGCGTCTTAGACTTTCTAAATCAGAAAGTTGTAATCGTGATTTCACGATATCAGTCACATTTTCAACTAAACCTGGAATATATCCGCCAGGGAAAATATACTTATCTAACCATGCATTTGAAGCGCCACCTTGTTGGCGTGTAATTCCATGTATAACAGCGACACCATTATTTTTTAGATATTTATCAATAATTTTAAAATAATTTGGTAATTCTTTATGTCCAACATGTTCAAACATACCAACACTTGTAATATAGTCAAATGGGGCATGTTTTAATTCACGATAATCCTCCAATATGACTTTAGCTTTATCTTGTAATCCCAATTTTTGAATTTGATTATTTACGTAATTAAATTGTTTTTCGCTTAATGTAATTCCTGTAACATTTAGATTATATTCCTGTGCGGCAGTCAACATTAGAGTTCCCCAGCCACATCCAATATCTAATAAAGTTTTATTAGGTTTAGGATTTAATTTTTTCAAAATATGATGAATTTTATTCATTTGAGCTTGATATAGTGAATCATTTGCGTTTTCAAAATATGCACATGAATATGTCATTGTTTTATCCAACCATAATTTATAAAAATCATCTCCAATATCATAGTGACTATGTATATCAGCTTGATTTTTCTTTTCAGAATGGTTTTGATGTGGATGGTACTTTTTAATATGTGCATTTCTTAAAAAACTACCCTCAGAACGATACGCTGATGCAATAATTTTTTGAATTGAACCCTTTATATCAATAATTCCATTCATATATGCTTCGCCTAAACAAATAGAAGGGCTTTTAATTAATTTTTTTATTGGAATATTATCATGAAAGGTAATTATTGCTTCTGGAATACCATTTCCCCCATATTGTTTTGTGGTTCCATCTGCATAATTAACTTTTACCGGAAAATCAAATGAATGACTTAAAATGCTTTTAAAAACCATGCTATCTAACATGAAAATGCCTCCCCATAAATAAAAGCTATCTTTGCCTTATTGATGATAGATTCTAACACGCCTGACATATAGATACAAATAAATTTACTTTGCATTTTAATATCATTCAAGTTAAAATATCAAAGTAAACTAAATAGTTACAATTCATTCCCGATAGGATTCACGCCTCGTGAAGATGCCTTGTAACCATTTAAATCAACAAAATGGGGGACGTTTATATGTCAGAAAAATATTTATTTACTTCAGAATCTGTTTCTGAAGGTCATCCAGATAAAATTGCTGATCAAATTAGTGACGCAATTTTAGATGCAGTTTTAAAACAAGATCCACAAGCACGTGTTGCCTGTGAAACAACCGTTACAACAGGTCTAGTAATTGTTGTAGGTGAAATGTCAACATCAGCATATGTTGATATCCAAAAAATCGTTCGAAACACAATCAACGAAATTGGTTATGTTAACGGTAAATTTGGATTTGACGGAGATTCATGCGCTGTTCTAACTGCAATTGATGAACAATCTCCAGATATTGCTCAAGGGGTTGATGAATCAATTGAAATGCGCGAAGGTAATTCAGATTCACTTGATCAAATTGGAGCAGGAGATCAAGGTATGATGTTTGGATATGCAATTAATGAAACTCCAGAGTTAATGCCTATGCCTATTATGCTTAGTCATAAATTAATGCGAAAATTGGCACAATTACGTAAAGATAAGACATTAGACTACTTAGGCCCAGATGCAAAAGCTCAAGTAACTGTCGAATACGACGAAAATCATAAAGTAGATCGTGTTGATACTGTAGTACTATCAACTCAACATTTACCTGAAGTTTCACTAGACCAAATTCGCAAAGATGTGATTGAAAAGGTAATAAAGAAGGTAATTCCTAATGAATTACTAGATGATAAAACTAAAATCTTTGTTAACCCAACTGGTCGTTTTGTAATTGGAGGACCACATGGGGATTCTGGATTGACAGGTCGTAAAATCATCGTAGATACATATGGTGGTGCAGCCCATCATGGTGGTGGTGCATTTTCTGGAAAAGATGCTACTAAAGTAGATCGTTCAGCAAGTTATGCAGCACGATATATTGCTAAAAATATTGTTGCAGCTAAATTAGCTGACGAAGTTGAAGTTCAAATTGCTTATGCTATTGGTGTTGCTGAACCAGTTTCAATTTCTGTAAATACATTTGGCACAGGAAAAGTAAGTGAAAACAAACTTGCTGAAGCTATTCGTAAAGTATTTGATTTACGTCCAGCAGGCATAATTAAAATGCTTGATTTACGTCGGCCAATTTATAAGCAAACTGCCGCATATGGTGCTTTTGGACGCGATGATTTAGATTTACCATGGGAAAAAACAGACAAAGTTGATGAATTAAAAAAATCATTAAATGACTAATTCAATTGACAAAGAATTTTTGCAATAGTAGAATAGTCCGTAGAATTTAAAAGTCCTTTAATTTGGTCCCGTGAGACCACAAAAGACATGTACGGAAATACTATAATAGTTTTAGTATAACTAAGTAATAGCCTTTTGGGTGTCTCCGAGCGCCTAAAAGGCTATTTTTTTAGAAGGAGGTAAATATATGTCGAAAAAGAAACACGACGTTGTTCTTGACGTTGATGAATGTCCTAAACCTGGACAATGGATTGGATTGTCAATCCAACATATGTTTTCGATGTTTGGGTCAACTGTTTTAGTTCCTATTTTAGTAGGATTAAATCCTGGAATTGCTTTATTCAGTTCAGGTGTAGGTACTTTAATGTACATCTTAATTACAAAAGGTAAAATTCCAGCATATATGGGATCAAGTTTTTCATTTATTGTTCCAATGTTAGCATTAATGAAAACAGTAGGGTATCCTGGA from Ligilactobacillus cholophilus harbors:
- a CDS encoding class II fumarate hydratase, encoding MENYRIESDTIGEVKIPANALWGPQTERSRQNFPTGPLMPLAIIKAMLNIKKAAALANSEQDNLEKEKANLIVEAVDLLLALPDSKLQQHFPLHIYQTGSGTQTNMNVNEVVAHQTAKLNSNITILPNDDVNRSQSSNDTFPTAMNVVASVELKELFESVQHLIDLLTEKQDKYWKIVKIGRTHLQDATPLTFGQEISGWISMLEHDLQYLEELSGTLNELAIGGTAVGTGLNAPTGFAEKFTNHLNQIYNGHFTSHVNKFYSLAAHSGLDVVHGAIKTLASDLLKIANDVRFLASGPRAGYNELNIPANEPGSSIMPGKVNPTQAEALTMAAVKVMGNDTTITIASSQGNFEMNVYKPVIIATFLESIELLSGTIRGFSDKMIKGLTINQKRMKELVDHSLMTVTALTPHIGYHASAEIAQLAEKENLTLKEAALKSGKVSEEQFDKWIDPLKMTNYMK
- a CDS encoding SAM-dependent methyltransferase encodes the protein MLDSMVFKSILSHSFDFPVKVNYADGTTKQYGGNGIPEAIITFHDNIPIKKLIKSPSICLGEAYMNGIIDIKGSIQKIIASAYRSEGSFLRNAHIKKYHPHQNHSEKKNQADIHSHYDIGDDFYKLWLDKTMTYSCAYFENANDSLYQAQMNKIHHILKKLNPKPNKTLLDIGCGWGTLMLTAAQEYNLNVTGITLSEKQFNYVNNQIQKLGLQDKAKVILEDYRELKHAPFDYITSVGMFEHVGHKELPNYFKIIDKYLKNNGVAVIHGITRQQGGASNAWLDKYIFPGGYIPGLVENVTDIVKSRLQLSDLESLRRHYQHTLEIWDKNFNEHRTEIIKLMGERFTRMWDLYLQACAASFEAGNIDVMQFQLTKGPSGINLPMTREYMN
- the metK gene encoding methionine adenosyltransferase, with amino-acid sequence MSEKYLFTSESVSEGHPDKIADQISDAILDAVLKQDPQARVACETTVTTGLVIVVGEMSTSAYVDIQKIVRNTINEIGYVNGKFGFDGDSCAVLTAIDEQSPDIAQGVDESIEMREGNSDSLDQIGAGDQGMMFGYAINETPELMPMPIMLSHKLMRKLAQLRKDKTLDYLGPDAKAQVTVEYDENHKVDRVDTVVLSTQHLPEVSLDQIRKDVIEKVIKKVIPNELLDDKTKIFVNPTGRFVIGGPHGDSGLTGRKIIVDTYGGAAHHGGGAFSGKDATKVDRSASYAARYIAKNIVAAKLADEVEVQIAYAIGVAEPVSISVNTFGTGKVSENKLAEAIRKVFDLRPAGIIKMLDLRRPIYKQTAAYGAFGRDDLDLPWEKTDKVDELKKSLND